The DNA region GGAATAACTTCACTTATAATTTGCTTCAAATGACTGAGAAAAAGACAAGGggctggggtagctcagtggtagagcacttgtctagcatgtgtgagggttccatccccagcactgcaaaacaacaacaaaaaatatacatacacagaggAGTAAAGTGAATGTAGCAAAATATTAACTGGAATCTAGGTGGTAGATAAATCATTCGTGTCATtctgtacttaaaatttttttcataaaaagttggggaaaaaagaaagctcTTTTTTGACTTTTAGCATGGCAGGTCTGTCATAAGTAAAAACAGAGGCCAGAAAGCCCTAGGTATCTATCACCCCCCACCAAGTTCTGGACTGTGGTTGGGGAGGGACCTGCCCCTCAGAGCCTCAGTCTGGGTTAACTACACAGAGCTGTGGAATTATCTGACTCCCCTTCCCTGCCTATAGCCCAAAGAGGCAGCATGGCCTGTCCCTGGTTGATCAATACTCATGCTTTAGCCACTTACCTGCATCCCACTCCAGCAGGCTGGGGTCTTCCCAGCTACTTCCAGCTGCTGTGCGAATGCAGCGTTTCAATTTTTCTGGCTTCCCTTTCTTCTTGTCTTCACCCAAGGGTTCTGGGACCTGCAGAGGAAAGCGGGTGAGGTACCAAGGGGCTTGGTGTTAGAGTGTCCTACTCTGCTTTGCCCCTAGCTGTCCTGCCTCCAGTTACATGGCTGGATATTCTAGGTATGGAATACTTGGGTCTACCTCCCTTTTCCCCCGAGTCCTCCTACCCTCTGGAGAGAGGACTACATGTTTTCCTGTGTGTGAAAACTAATGGGCTTCTGCCTATCCTCCTAGCCCTTTCTGTCCCCTTGTTGTTATGCTCCCTGCTTACCTCAAGAGCCATAAGGCCAGGAGGTGGCTCAGGCCGAGGGGGCCGGGGTCGTGGACGCAAGGACAGGAGTTCAGGAATGCGCAGTGGGGGCAGCAGGCCACGTACCACCTCCAGTGGGAGGGGCAGGGGCTCAGGTTCCGGCAATGGCATGGCCAGGGCCAGTGGTAGGCTGGGCCCAATGACTGCAGGGCCAGCTGGAGCACCTCCTGCACCCACAGCCACTGCTGCACTAGCCTCTTccagcccagctgctgctgccaccactgcttcttccttctctttcaggCCCAATCCCAGGCCTAGGCCCAGCTCTCGGGGTGCTGCTGGCTCTTCCTGTGAGGAAGAGGAGGGCATGAGGGGGGTCAGATCACAGATCTGTATCTTACTTCCATTCCCATCCCACACAATAAAGTAAGGCCCTAAAGCCAGAGAGCAGGCAAAAAAGGGAAGTCTCTAGTTagacagaaatggagaaaaataagcagagaggaagagacaggCAGATATAGGTAAAAACATCGAGACACAAAAACAGGGACATCAGAGGAAaaatagagacagagacagaaatagaCCCTCAGAGGCCTGTTTCTCTCTACTCTTCAAAAAGGTTTGACCATGGGAAAAAACCAGAGAAAGAGGCAAACAAAGATTAAGAGAGAAAGTCAAAGAAATGAAGCCAGGGGAAAGGCAAACTTAGACCTTTCACATGGGGTCAGGATCAAGGGTATCCCTGCCCACTGCACCTCTGATATTAGTTCCCTGTCCACACTCACCAGGGGAGGCCTCAGAGCAGCCATAGAGCCCAGGGGGGGTCCTGGGGCCCGAGCCATTGGTGGCAGCATCATAGGTGGTCCAGGGGGCCCAGGAAGAGGGGGTCCTACAAGGGCCTGGTGAGGGGGCCGCAGGGCCATTGGACGGGGAGCACCAGCTGCGGGAGAGAGAGCAGAATCTGTCAGGGTGTTAGTGGGGGAGTTGGAGGGCTTGGGGGAAAAGCTGTGTGGCAGGGATGATGACCCTGGCCCCCTCACCTGCTCTCTGTAGCACGTGGGGGACGAAGGCTGGACGCAGGATAGGGGCCCTCTGAGGGGCCACAGCTGTGGGAAAGAGAGATGGGGGTGTGTGTCATGGGGGACAGGGGCAATTGGGGCAAGGTGTGTGTGAGAGTACTCTCAGCATCCAAGAAATCCTGGAGAAGAGTCTGGGGACTCTTCTGGAAGATATGAAGGTTTTTCCATGGGTTCATTCAGCAAAAATGTATCCACAAGGATCTCTTGTGGGCCCCAGCCCTGTGGTGAGCAGTGCTAAGGACCCATTAAGAGTCCAAGAGTTCTCAGGGAGCTCCTGTTTCAAAGTAGGAGAGAACAGATGCATCACTAGAGACTGACAGCCCAGAATGGTCAGGGCTGAAATGGGGGAAAGCTCAGGTGGAGGGATCAGGGATAAGAGAGGGAAGGCCAGGGAGCTGTCAAGAGTCCAGAGCCAGCCTAGACTAGATTAGAGGTTTCTTGGAGAAAGAGACCTGTGAGTTGAGACTCAAAGGATAATGAAGAGTTAGGCCAAGGGTTGAGTGGAAATGTTACTGGCAGGCAGAACTTTTATAAGCAATACCTTTTTCCCTTTTCAGTTTAATGGGATTGTCATAAGGAAGTGGAGGGCCGGAGAGCATCATGACAAGGGTTGAAGGATCAGCAAGCTTTTAAACACAGCCTTCTTGGCTAAGCCACGGATGTCTTTTTGAGGATATGGGGAAGCACAGTAGCATTGGAAGGTGCGGGAGGTGATTAAGTCagccatgctttttttttttcccccccaaaactATAGTAAAGAGTAAGAAATGTCAGCTttggacactgaggcaggaagatttcaagttcaaagccagcctcagcaatttagtgaggccctaagcaacttagagagaccctgtgagaccctgtctctaaataaaatattaaaaaaggggtggggatgtggctcagtggttgagtgccctgggttcaatccctggtaccaaaaaaaaagagtaagaaatattAATACTTCTCATGTCATATAAAAAAAGTGTAATAgatttagaaaacattattaaCAAACTTGACTTAACAGAGTTCATAccaaaattttatatctaaatgaaaaataatctcaCAAAAACTGGCAATGAACATAGGGGTTACCTGAAAAACAAAAGGTAGAAAATGGTAGAGTGGCCTGTGGAGGGGACAGGTTGGAAGATCACAGCTGAATTACAAGGGGCAATGGAGAGAAGGGACTGCAACAAAAGCACGGCTGGAACATCTCAGCAATGTTCAGGGATCTTGGGGAAACAGAGGGGATCTCTCTCTGCAAGGAAGCAGGCCACATAGGGTCTGACTACTGGAGGAGGAGCTTAATGTTTGTTTGACTTGTTCATTCTCTCAACAGATAGTGTGTAACGCTTTCTGTGCCACAGGTACCAAGACTTGTTCCCCTTGTGGAGCTGGACATTTTAGAAGAAgcaaaagatgatgatgataatcaCCAAAATAAGTAAACTGCATAGCTTGCTGTAAGGTGTTAAACGCTGGGGAGTAACAGAGGGGGGTTGGTTTGCAGGGACCAAATTAACTTGAGAAACTCAGGAAGGAAGTACACGGTAAGGTTTGTGCTTTAGAAAGATGACGATGTCAGGTTGGGATGAATGCAGAAGATTTAAAGCAGTGATTCAAGCAAGAGGCTGAACTGCCTAAACAATTATGCCTGGTTATATGTGGGCATCCTGGCTCCTGACTTACCTGCTCGCCGTAGGAACATGGCTTCTCGAGCCTCTGGACTGTCCAGGTGACTCCGATCAGCAGGGCCAAAGCCAACTGTTGGGAGGGAAGAGATGAGGATGGAGGGAGGAGTCATGGGCATCCCTTTTTGCCACCCTTTCTAATCTCCTGACCCCCTCATTTTGCCATTCTTTACTTACCTGGGCCCACAAAAGGAGGGCCACCCACCATGGGAGGAACTACTGTGGCTGCAGCAGCTGCCCGGGCCTCCAGAGTCTGTTGCACCTGTTGGGGAGGAGATTGGAGTGAGAGGCCTGACTTAGTGCTCCCTGGCTGGCCACTCCAGGAGCCAAGGCTTTCATCCTTCATGTTCTGTGTGGGGCTGGCTCTCTGTCAGGTCTCAGTTAAAATGTCACTCCTCAGGGAGGCTCTTAGAATCATACTAGATAAAGCTGTCTTTAGCTTCTTCTAGCAGCAACTTCTTTCGTCACCCAGCTTCATACTCTCCACAGCACTTGGTActatctaaaattatttccaatctGTCCCCCCCATCTACAATGTCACCACCCTGGTTCCAGCCAACATTATTATCTTGCTTAGATTATACAGTAACCTCTTACTCAGTCTCCTGCATTCTACCCTTCTCTCTTACAGTCTATTCTCCAGACACACAGAGCCACCTTGTTATAAACTAAGTTGAACGACATCATCTTTCTGCTTAAAATCCTCCACCATCTCAGAGTAAAAGcccaggttcttttttttttccctccctgtgggttgggtgccagggattgaactcaggggcactggaccactgagccacacccccagccctattttgtactttatttagagacagagtctcactgagttgcttagtgtctcactgttgctgagtctggctttgaacctgtgatcctccagtctcagccttcatagctgctgggattacaggcatgtaccaccgtgccAGGCAAAGCCAAGATTCTCATGGTAAACCACATGGTCCTATAAGATCTGGCATCCATCATCTCTGTCTTTATCTCCTCCCACTTACCTCTTTGCCTATTTCATTTTAGTCACTGATCTCCCTGCTGAACATGATCACTCACTTCACTAGCAGTTCTCTTCCTCCAGATATCTGCATGGTTCCCTCCCTTGTTATCCTTTATATCTTTGgtaaatgtcaccttctcagaaAGGCCTTCTCTGGGCTAATAAAACACTACTTTTCTTACCCCACTTTGACTTCTCTCTCCCTAGtaaaacaaattccaaaaaggcaatgattggttttgttttgttctctgctAAATGTCCAAGGCCTAGAGTAGTGCCTGGTACATAGAAGACAACCAATTATTGTTCTTTGACAGAATGgattacttagagacagggtctcacttagtgcCTGACTTGCGGAGACAGgttttgaactctagatcctccttcCAAGATGATGGGATTACTGTGCCTGATTAGTTTTAATAGTCCCTTTCCACTAGTCATATATACCTAGTTACTGAGCCCTTGAAATTTGACTGAGATTGACAAGAATTAGttaacttaaatataaattttaaataagtactGAACATAACCATCATTGCAGAAAGTTCTATTAGCTAACATGCTCTAAATGTAAGCTCCCCGCAAAAGGAAATATTGTGCGTCGTGGCACATGAGATATTTGACAGGCTAATTAAACTCACAAGCCAAAACGTCAACACCTATCTGTGTTCACACACCTGCTGCCTTACATGCCTTAGCTCAGCCTTACCTGCTGGTATGTGTTGGTCGCGATAATTGGGCGGATCACAGGAGCTGCTGGGACCTGCATCGCTTCGACCGTGGGGACCGTGGGCACCGCAGGCACAGCGGTTGGGATTCCAGTTACTGGAGCCCCCAGAACTTCCTGCTCAAACCTAGGGGAGCAGAACATATACCAAGATCAGGGTCCTCGCAACAATTCTGGAACGCTGGGTACATCGCGACAGCGCCTTCATCCCTGACAACGTCTCCATTTCACTACCCGCCCCGAAGATTCCACTTCCCCATGACAGAGTTATATCTCGAGCCTATCGCAGCCTGGAGGCGCCAAGGTTCAGTAGCTCTAGTTCTGGCATGGCTTTTATCACCCCCTCTCGCGGGCCTTACAGGGCCATCTCCGCCTCCATTTCCTTCAAGCGTTCCTCGCCGCTCTTGCCCGGGATGCCGGCACCAGGGCCCGGGACCACGGGTCCTCCTGCACCCGGGAGCCCCGGGGCTGGCATCGCCCCGGCCATTGCTGCAGCCGTCCTTGTCGCTGCTACTACTGTTTCTGCTCAGTGGTCGCAGAGGTTCCTGCCGTCTACTCTCCGGCTTCGTCAGGATGGGCGCCTGCGATGACGTTCAGCGAAAGCGACGAGCGCCAGGACGTGACGCCTTACGTCCGTGAGCAAGGGCCAATGAGATGTGGCCACACCCCCAGGAAGGGATATAAGCCAATCAGAGCGCCGGAGGGATGAACTAACGGAAGAATCTGGGTCAATCGGAGAGCTGTGAAGAGAGGCGGCCACCCTTTCCAGGAGGAGCGCGGGCAAATGAGAACCAAGCAAAGTCAGTTGGTCCCGCCCTAATGTGGAATCTGGACCTTTGAGAATACAGGAAAGTTAGGAGGCCCCACCCGTGCCATAACCCAGTCCTACGCCAAGTTTGTAAACACGCTGAGGTCCACGTCGGTCCCGGGACTAGGCAAGGCTGGAGACCTAGCCAGGGACTGAGAACTCCGGCTCTGGATTAGACAGTCACACGTCTGTGACTTCCAGGAAAACTAGTGACGTCATGGGGGGAAGCTCTGGGAAAGCGCCTGACCCGGAGACTTCCTGGAGAAGACATTTGCTAGAGAAAATGgggggagatttttttttgaggggtagAAGGAACAATTTATGCCAAGGCCCAGTAATCCAGAGTGTCAACTCAGAAGTGCATCGTGGGTTTGGTCTCTACGCCCTTTCTTGGGACATGGTTGACTTCTTCCTCTTTTAACTCCTCCTTTCCTCAAAGCGTcttattattttcaaacatacaCGACATTAGAACAGCATCACGAACGTCTCAAACACTACCAATATACTACATTTCGGTTTCATTTATagttctctctttatttttgtggtactgtaGATGGAACCCATGGTCTCGTGCATGTTAgtgcaagctctctaccactgagttacatccccagcccaatttaaattatttttgctagagatgttcaaaGCGAATTCCAGACATCATTCATAAATGCACCAGTATGTCTaacaaataactattttaaaacaattgcATTAATTATGCAATTATTAATTAATACCATCAAATTAATTCCTCAGTATCATCTAACATCCCGACCATGTTCAACTTTCCCTGTCTTGAAAATATCTTTGTACAATAATATTGTAAAATCAGGATCCAAATAAGGCCCacacaatgcatttttttttcatgtcaaaaCTATTAGTTGCCTTGGTTTTTTAAGAACATTGTTGTTACAAGTCcatactttattcagatttccttagtgTTGACTTATTCTGTCCCAGCACCTTATTCAGGATACCATATTACATTTAGTTGTCATACCTCCTTGGTCTTTTCTTGTCAGTttcttgtagttttcttttttaaaaaaatatttatttcttagttgtagttggacacaatacctttattttatttatttatttttatgtggtgctgaggatcgaactcagagcTCCACAcgatgctagatgagtgctccaccactgagctacaaccccagccccattgtagTTTCCTTTTTTTGATGATCCTGACAGTTTTTAGGAGTGTTGGCTCaggttattttgtagaatgtattttcatttggaatttgtctgatttttttttttcaaaattaggcTGGGGTTATGGGTCTCTTGGTGAAGGAccataaaaataaagtgtaattATCATATATCAAGGGTGCATACTATCAATGCAACTTACCACTGTGGATGTTAACTCTGATAACCTGGCAGAAATAGTGTTTATTATGCTTCTTCACtataaaattagttaaaaaaatgaaagaaaacaaaagcaataaactTTCCCATGTTCTTTAGGAAAAAAGTCACCATATGCAGCTGTGTTTACAGAGTGGGGAGTTATGCTCCACCTCCTTAAGAGAGGGAtagttacataaattatttgaaattgttCTATATTAGACTACATATTGGTATTACAttagtatataataatatattagtaTTACATTAGTATATAAGACTGCAGTTCTTATAtattagatgaagaaaaagaagtagtTTTTCTAATGTCACTGGGGACCAATTTTTTAGTATAAATGAAAGACACAAATATAAGTGGacactctggggctggggtgtagctcaatggtggaacTGAATTTGTTCTGacctgcacaaggcccttggttcaaccTCTAGTACCATGAACACATAAAGTAACCACTATTATTTGAATTGGAAATACCAGAATcaacttgtgatttttctctttctaaaaaatgTGTTTCCCTACTGAAGATCTTAATATAACGACAACACAGTAATAGTGAGCAACCCTAGTGTTCATCCAGACTGGGCCATCTCTGACTATAAGGAACCAGGGACCCTTGGGACAACAGCCAATTCTAGATCAGGAGGAGGAAATGTGCGCAATGTTTAAGGGTGATCttgtaccaaaaagaaacaagtCCTCCAGGACTACTTTGGTAGAGTGAGAAGGCATCAGGAGCCAATCTGAAAGTGCTCTCACTGATAAAAGATAGAATTggggggggttctggggattgaactcaggggcacttgaccactgagccacatacccagccttattttgtagttcatttagagacagggtctcaccgaattgcttagtgccttgcttttgctgaggctggttttgaactcccatcctcctgcctctgcctcccaagcagctgggattacaggtgtgtgccacgccCAGCAGATagaatgttttgaacaacaaagAGTATCTGcagattaataaaaaataactgcaaTAGTTTGAAGCCCATCGAATATACTTGAATGTGTAAATTCATAATGACACAAATATTTCATCAAAGATTCTCCAAAGTGTGATTGTCTGGGCAAAAGTAAATgctcatgtaattttttttttacggAGATTACACAAGAGGTATTGCATGTTGCCTGTGAACTGATGTATCAGTGTCCTTTTTGCCACAGCCTTGTCAACAAAGTTAGCTGTCAAAATTCTGGGTTTcctgcagtatggagattccttagaaaaattggaatggaaccatcatttgatcccTCAATATATAACCctaggacttaaaatcagcatagtgtagtgatgcagccacatcaatgtttattgcaacttaattcacaataactaagctatggaaccaacctaggtgcccttcaacagatgaatggataaagaaaatttggtatatatacacaatggaatattactcagccataaagaatgaaatcatggcatttactggaaaatggatagaactggagattttcatgctaagtgaaataagccaaaccccaaaaaactaaaggctgaaatgttctctctgatatgtggatgctaacacacaataaggggttggggagagaagaatagaagttcattagacgaagggaagggaggggacatggaaataggaaaaacagcagaattaattggacataactttcccatgttcatatatgaacacacgaccagtgtaattccacatcatgtataaccacaacaATGGGAACTTATAGtccacatacctttattttatttatttttatgtggtgctgaggatcaaacccagggcctcgaatgtgctaggcaagtgctctaccactgagccacaaccccagccccttgggtTGATTTTTTGCTGGTTTGATAGATGGGAAATTATCAAAGCTTGGTTTCaatttgctttctttaaaaaaatttcatttctttttaaaaattatttatttatttattcatccattcattttacagtagaatgcattttgacatatagtacacaaatggaacacaatttcTCATCGCTCTGGCTGTTCATGGATCAGAGTCACCttagtagtgtaatcatacatgtatataggataataatgtctgccTCTTTTTACCGTCCTTCTCATCACCTCAACTCCACccctcccctctacacaaaccaagtatccttcattttcccctatcTCCTTGCCCCACTATGgctcagcatccatttatcagagaaaacatttagcttttgtttttggggattgacttatttcacttagcataatattctctatttccatccatttacctgaaaatgccataattccattctttttttaaggctgagtaatagtccattctgtatatgtaccacattttctttatccattcatctattgaagggcatctaggttggttctagagtttagctattgtgaattgagctgctgtaaacattgatgtggctgttactgtagtatgctgattttaaatcctttgggtataagcagAAGAGTGGGATTGTTGAGTCATATAGTggattcattccaagttttctgaggaatctccacactgttttccatactAGTTGCACTGATTTGCATTCCTACCACCAATATATGTATGTACcttcccccccacatccttgccaacagttattatttcttgttttcttgataattgccattctgactagagtgagatgaaatcttagtttttatttgcatttctctaattgctagagatgaacattttttttttcatgtttgttgaccaattgtatttcttcttctgtaaagtttctgttcagttccttagtccatttattgattgggattatttgtttgtttgttttttgatgttaagttttttgagttctttatatatcttggagattaatgctctgtttgaggtgtgtgtggtaaagatttctctcccattctgtaggctgtttccattgctgagaagaagctttttggttgaatccatcccatttattgatccttgatttactttttgtgctttaggagtcttgttaaggaagtcaagtCCTAAGCCAAcaagatgaagatttgggcctactttttcttctattaggctcagggtctctgttctactgtgtatttgatccactttgagttgatttttgtgcagggtgagagagggagaggttcaatttcattctgccacatatggatttccagttttcccagcatcatttgttgaatatactatcttttctccaatgtgtgtttttggcatctttgtctactatgagataaccatatttatgtggatttgactctgtgccttctattttgtaccatgtAGACATAGTCTACATGTCTTATTTTGgcaccaataccatgctgtttttgttactattgctctgtaatatagtttaaggtctggtattgtgatgccttttgcttcacttttctaaGGACTGCATTGGCTATTctgggtatcttattttttttcaaatgaatttcatgatttttttttctagttctgtgaagaatgtcattgggatttttataggaattgcattaaatctgcataacagttttggtagtatggccattttgactatattaattgtgcctatccaagagtatagaagatctttccatcttctgaagtcttcttcaatttctttcttagtgttctgtagttttcattgtagaggtctttcatctcttttttttaatatttgtttttttggggatgtagatatacataatacctttattttacttatttatttttatgtggtgctgaggattaaacccagggttctgcacatgctaggtgagtgctctaccactgaaccccagccccagccctctttcacctattttgttaggttaattcccaagtatttttttttaaggcaattgtgaatggggtagtttttagaatttatcttgcagtggattcattgcatatgtatagaaatgcatttaacttatgggtattgattttatatcctactttgctgaattcattgaatggttctataagttttctgatggaattttttggatcttctaaatatagaatcatgtcatcagcaaatagtggtagttttgagttcttttcctatgagtatccctttaatttcttctgtctgattgctctagctagagtttcaaggactatgtagaatagaaatagtgaaagaggacatccctgtcttgttccagtttttagagggaatgctttcaatttttctccatttagaatgatgttggccttgggtttaatatAGACAGCTctcacaatgttgaggtatattcctattatttctagtttttttagtgttttgaacatgaagaggtgctgtattttgtccagtgctttctcagcatctattgagataatcatatgatccTTGTCtttaaagtctattgatgtgatgaattataaacataagtttattgatttccgtatgttgaaccaaccttgcatccccatcaattttcttttcccttattaTTCTGGGCATCTTTTCTGAgaaatattcattcatatattttgcGCATTTTTCTACGGACTTGGAATTTTCCTTCCTAGTCTGATactatagacacacacacacccatttaTGGTATAAGTTGTAAATAGTTTTTCCAAattgtcatttctttattttcttcatttttttttgccatgaagtttataatttatttattttagagggcactggggattgaacccaagggaactctacccctgaactagatccccagaccttttcatttttatttttgagatagggtctcgccaagttgtgcaggttggccttaaacttgcaatcctcctgtctcagcctctgaagtctctggactacaggtgtgcaccactgtgtctagcgcaagtttatttttatgtaatcaaTTCTGTTAATATTTTCCTTGTGTCTAGATTTTGTCATATTTAGGAAATTTTGACCAACTTCTAGTTCATAAAGGAATTCACTGTCTTGAAGCTCATATTTCTGTCTGAGGGAGAAAAAGGATAAAGTAAAATACATTGTATGTTAGAAGAcgtactaaggaaaaaaaattaaataggatgGGTGGATAAAGACCCTGGTGTTTAGAGTTCATGAGGGAGGTGGGGGTTGGGACCTGTGATAGGAGGGCGTGCCAAGACCCAGCTGTGGAAGGGGCATGTTAAGGACTGTGTCATGACCAGGAAACAGTAGCCATGGAAAGGAGGAAAATTGGGAATGGGGTTGCTCTGGAGAGGAGTTGTGAGGAGGAAGGTGAGTAGCAAGTTTCAAGATCATAAAGGTGTCAAGTCTCCCTAATTTGTAAATTAGTACACTACCAATGAAACTACCCGctgtattgtttttcttctggCACTCAACATGTTAAgtataatgtttgttttatttggaagaaaaaattagCAAGAGACAGGGAaaccttgaaaaataaaagccCACGAGGACAATCTCTTGTTTCAGAGACTAAAATGTATTACAAAACCTTTATAATGAAAACCCCGTGGCAGAGGCATAATAGGGTTAGATACACAAAGGTCTGGAAAGAACCCAGACACAATTTGGTTAAGCGTGGAGTTTTACTTTATAAATGGAACAATAATCCACACAGCAAAATTCCCAGGCTTTAAGAGAGCGCAAATCCTGCTACCTAGGAAATTTCCTCATCTCCTCATTTGATTGCTGCCACCTGCCCCTGTTTCAGAGGCAACTGCTTCTCT from Urocitellus parryii isolate mUroPar1 chromosome 15, mUroPar1.hap1, whole genome shotgun sequence includes:
- the Rbm42 gene encoding RNA-binding protein 42 isoform X1 encodes the protein MAGAMPAPGLPGAGGPVVPGPGAGIPGKSGEERLKEMEAEMALFEQEVLGAPVTGIPTAVPAVPTVPTVEAMQVPAAPVIRPIIATNTYQQVQQTLEARAAAAATVVPPMVGGPPFVGPVGFGPADRSHLDSPEAREAMFLRRAAVAPQRAPILRPAFVPHVLQRADSALSPAAGAPRPMALRPPHQALVGPPLPGPPGPPMMLPPMARAPGPPLGSMAALRPPLEEPAAPRELGLGLGLGLKEKEEAVVAAAAGLEEASAAVAVGAGGAPAGPAVIGPSLPLALAMPLPEPEPLPLPLEVVRGLLPPLRIPELLSLRPRPRPPRPEPPPGLMALEVPEPLGEDKKKGKPEKLKRCIRTAAGSSWEDPSLLEWDADDFRIFCGDLGNEVNDDILARAFSRFPSFLKAKVIRDKRTGKTKGYGFVSFKDPSDYVRAMREMNGKYVGSRPIKLRKSMWKDRNLDVVRKKQKEKKKLGLR
- the Rbm42 gene encoding RNA-binding protein 42 isoform X2 — encoded protein: MAGAMPAPGLPGAGGPVVPGPGAGIPGKSGEERLKEMEAEMALFEQEVLGAPVTGIPTAVPAVPTVPTVEAMQVPAAPVIRPIIATNTYQQVQQTLEARAAAAATVVPPMVGGPPFVGPVGFGPADRSHLDSPEAREAMFLRRAAGAPRPMALRPPHQALVGPPLPGPPGPPMMLPPMARAPGPPLGSMAALRPPLEEPAAPRELGLGLGLGLKEKEEAVVAAAAGLEEASAAVAVGAGGAPAGPAVIGPSLPLALAMPLPEPEPLPLPLEVVRGLLPPLRIPELLSLRPRPRPPRPEPPPGLMALEVPEPLGEDKKKGKPEKLKRCIRTAAGSSWEDPSLLEWDADDFRIFCGDLGNEVNDDILARAFSRFPSFLKAKVIRDKRTGKTKGYGFVSFKDPSDYVRAMREMNGKYVGSRPIKLRKSMWKDRNLDVVRKKQKEKKKLGLR